From one Desulfobacteraceae bacterium genomic stretch:
- a CDS encoding THUMP domain-containing protein encodes MGEWNVIATAHENGFRRCRELLQRFGPVAGTRYFNVLVLLADDILLMLETLRLQAAAHPETFNALSRVIPVTQRFNFQSPEDFEDGARRIAGRLAPQLAGKGFHVRMHRRGFKGRLSSPEVERLLDDVILAQLEKAGTPGRINFDRPDAIVAVETLGTEGGLSLWTRAELDAYPFLGLD; translated from the coding sequence ATGGGGGAGTGGAACGTGATCGCCACGGCCCATGAAAACGGTTTTCGGCGCTGCCGTGAACTGCTGCAGCGTTTCGGGCCGGTTGCGGGCACCCGTTATTTCAACGTGCTGGTGCTGCTGGCGGACGACATCCTGCTGATGCTGGAGACCCTCCGTCTCCAAGCTGCGGCCCACCCCGAGACGTTTAACGCGCTGTCGCGGGTGATACCGGTCACCCAGCGCTTCAACTTCCAGAGCCCCGAAGACTTCGAAGATGGCGCCCGGCGGATCGCCGGCCGGCTGGCGCCGCAACTGGCGGGCAAGGGGTTTCACGTCCGGATGCACCGCAGGGGGTTTAAGGGCCGCCTTTCAAGCCCGGAGGTGGAGCGTCTGCTGGACGATGTCATCCTGGCGCAGCTGGAAAAGGCCGGGACTCCGGGGCGGATCAACTTCGATCGGCCGGATGCCATCGTGGCCGTCGAAACCCTGGGAACCGAAGGCGGTCTGTCGCTCTGGACGCGCGCCGAGCTGGACGCGTATCCATTTTTAGGGCT
- a CDS encoding desulfoferrodoxin FeS4 iron-binding domain-containing protein translates to MTKKGQVFKCDKCGNIAAIVQGGEGELVCCGEKMREVTPDEGKRWIFDLTRPGAP, encoded by the coding sequence ATGACAAAAAAAGGTCAGGTCTTCAAATGCGACAAATGCGGCAACATCGCCGCCATTGTCCAGGGCGGCGAAGGCGAGCTGGTGTGCTGCGGAGAGAAAATGCGCGAGGTGACGCCCGACGAAGGCAAGCGCTGGATCTTCGATTTGACCCGGCCCGGTGCACCCTGA
- a CDS encoding amidophosphoribosyltransferase, translated as MGGFFGAVSTSDCVTDIFYGTDYHFHLGTRRGGMAVKGPDGITRSIHSIENDYFRSKFEPDLAKFAGRTGIGVISDTDPQPLVIGSHLGNFALVTVARINNMAELERKAFKRRLHFTETANGKTNPTEMVAMLICAEDSFAAGIRHAQEAIQGSCSLLLLTDHGVYAARDRLGRTPVVIGHEAGAYAAASESCAFPNLGYDIERFLGPGETVLLTPEGVAPVNPPGREMQICAFLWVYYGYPASDYEGINVEAVRNRCGRALAQNDSVAIDCVAGIPDSGIGHAIGYANEKKVPYVRPFVKYTPTWPRSFMPQSQSLRDLVARMKLIPIRRLIEGQRLLFCEDSIVRGTQLKGNVQVLFDLGAAEVHMRPASPTLVYPCDFLNFSTSRSTLDLAGRKMIHELENGASRHLEDYAAAGSRRNLAMVERIRRNLRLTSLKFQRLDDLVAAIGLPKSQLCTHCWDGSSHF; from the coding sequence ATGGGTGGGTTTTTCGGCGCGGTTTCGACCTCGGATTGCGTGACGGATATCTTCTACGGGACGGATTATCACTTCCACCTCGGCACCCGCCGCGGCGGCATGGCCGTCAAGGGCCCCGACGGGATCACGCGTTCGATTCACAGCATCGAGAACGACTATTTTCGCTCCAAGTTCGAACCCGATCTGGCCAAGTTCGCGGGCCGCACCGGGATCGGCGTGATCAGCGACACCGACCCCCAGCCCCTGGTGATCGGCTCCCACCTGGGAAACTTCGCCCTGGTCACCGTCGCTCGGATCAACAACATGGCCGAACTGGAGCGCAAGGCCTTCAAACGGCGCCTGCATTTCACCGAAACCGCCAACGGCAAGACCAACCCCACCGAAATGGTGGCCATGCTGATCTGCGCCGAGGACTCTTTTGCGGCCGGCATCCGGCATGCCCAGGAGGCGATCCAGGGCTCCTGCTCGCTGTTGCTTTTGACCGACCACGGTGTTTACGCCGCCCGCGACCGCCTGGGGCGCACCCCCGTGGTGATCGGCCACGAGGCCGGCGCCTATGCGGCCGCGTCGGAATCGTGCGCCTTTCCCAACCTGGGCTATGACATCGAGCGCTTCCTGGGACCTGGTGAAACGGTGTTGCTGACCCCCGAGGGGGTGGCGCCGGTCAACCCGCCGGGCAGGGAGATGCAGATCTGCGCCTTTCTCTGGGTCTATTACGGTTACCCGGCCTCGGACTACGAGGGCATCAACGTGGAAGCGGTCCGCAACCGCTGCGGGCGGGCCCTGGCCCAAAACGACAGCGTCGCGATCGACTGCGTCGCCGGTATTCCCGATTCCGGCATCGGACACGCCATCGGCTACGCCAACGAGAAAAAAGTCCCCTACGTGCGGCCCTTCGTTAAGTATACCCCCACCTGGCCGCGCAGCTTCATGCCCCAGAGCCAGTCGCTGCGCGATCTCGTGGCCCGCATGAAGCTGATTCCGATCCGTCGCCTGATTGAAGGCCAGCGGCTCCTTTTCTGCGAAGACTCCATCGTGCGCGGCACCCAGCTCAAGGGCAACGTCCAGGTGCTCTTCGACCTGGGGGCCGCCGAAGTCCACATGCGCCCGGCATCCCCCACGCTGGTGTATCCCTGCGACTTCCTCAATTTTTCCACCTCGCGCTCCACCCTGGATCTGGCCGGCCGTAAAATGATCCACGAGCTGGAAAACGGTGCCAGTCGCCATCTGGAGGACTACGCCGCCGCCGGCAGCCGACGCAACCTGGCGATGGTTGAGCGCATCCGGCGCAACCTGCGCTTGACCTCGCTCAAGTTCCAGCGCCTGGATGACCTGGTGGCGGCCATCGGATTGCCGAAATCCCAGCTCTGCACCCACTGCTGGGATGGATCCAGCCACTTCTGA
- the carB gene encoding carbamoyl-phosphate synthase large subunit, whose translation MPKREDIHKILIIGSGPIIIGQACEFDYSGTQACKALRSLGYQVVLVNSNPATIMTDPETADVTYIEPLNAKVLTEIIAQERPDALLPNLGGQSGLNLASELHRLGVLDEYGVQVIGVGVDAITRGEDRLAFKETMDRLGIEMPRSQTVTSVEEAERVADALGYPVVLRPAYTMGGTGGGLVYNVEELRTVASRGLAASLVHQVLVEESVLGWEELELEVVRDAKNQIITVCFIENVDAMGVHTGDSFCTAPMLTIDPALQKRLQEQAYAIVAAIEVIGGTNIQFAHDPASGRVVVIEINPRTSRSSALASKATGFPIARVSSLLAGGLTLDEIPYWRDGSLEKYTPSGDYVVVKFARWAFEKFAGVQDLLGTQMRAVGEVMSIGKTYKEALQKAVRSLEINRYGLGFAKNFNDWSLEALYNALGAPSSERHFQMYEALRKGADIEKLHALTHIKRWFIEQMRELVVLEEEILGFKGERLPDELLKRAKRDGFADRYLARLLGCGEAAIREQRRALGLVQVWEPVPVSGVENAAYYYSTYNGTDQVAVSGRRKIMVLGGGPNRIGQGIEFDYCCVHAALAIREAGYESIMVNCNPETVSTDYDTSDKLYFEPLTVEDVLSIYEKEKPEGVIVQFGGQTPLNIAAELAAAGVTVLGTTPDTIDLAEDRDRFRQIMRKLGIPQPESGMASTLAGARAIAAEIGYPLMVRPSYVLGGRGMEVVQDEEMLQQYIQAAVELSPERPILIDRFLDNAIEAEADAIADGAGAFVPAVMEHIELAGIHSGDSACVIPPISIAPKHIDTISEYTRKIAVALNVVGLMNVQYAIFENTVYVLEANPRASRTVPIVSKVCGISMARLATRVMLGAKIAELDLAPRPIAHYGVKEAVFPFNMFPEVDPILGPEMRSTGEVLGLSHSFGRAFFKAQEATQVTLPLAGGVLFTIADRDKKAALEPVRRFRDLGFGIMATPGTHAFLKDSGIQAERVQKLGYGRPDLVDAIKNGEVQLLVNTPSGRQSAQHSSEVRRAAIKYKIPYITTTAAAIAAAKGIAARREGAPKVRALQAYLKG comes from the coding sequence ATGCCCAAAAGAGAAGACATCCACAAAATCCTGATCATCGGCTCGGGACCCATCATCATCGGCCAGGCCTGCGAGTTCGACTACTCCGGGACCCAGGCCTGCAAAGCCCTCCGGTCCCTGGGCTACCAGGTGGTGCTGGTCAACTCCAACCCAGCCACCATCATGACCGATCCGGAAACGGCGGACGTCACCTATATCGAACCCCTGAACGCCAAGGTGCTGACCGAGATCATCGCCCAGGAGCGGCCGGATGCGCTGCTGCCCAACCTGGGCGGCCAGTCGGGACTGAACCTGGCATCGGAGCTGCACCGCCTGGGGGTCCTGGACGAATACGGGGTCCAGGTCATCGGGGTCGGCGTGGACGCCATCACCCGCGGCGAGGACCGCCTGGCCTTCAAGGAGACCATGGACCGGCTGGGGATCGAAATGCCCCGCAGCCAGACCGTCACCAGCGTCGAGGAGGCCGAGCGGGTCGCCGATGCCCTGGGCTACCCGGTGGTCCTGCGGCCGGCCTACACCATGGGCGGCACCGGCGGCGGCCTGGTATACAACGTCGAGGAGCTGCGCACCGTGGCCAGCCGCGGCCTGGCGGCCAGCCTGGTCCACCAGGTGCTGGTGGAGGAGTCGGTCCTGGGGTGGGAGGAGCTGGAGCTGGAGGTGGTGCGCGACGCCAAGAATCAGATCATCACGGTCTGCTTCATCGAAAACGTCGATGCCATGGGGGTTCACACCGGCGACAGTTTCTGCACGGCCCCCATGCTGACCATCGACCCGGCGCTTCAAAAGCGCTTGCAGGAGCAGGCCTACGCCATCGTCGCGGCCATCGAGGTCATCGGCGGCACCAATATCCAGTTCGCCCACGACCCGGCCAGCGGTCGGGTGGTGGTGATTGAGATCAACCCGCGCACCTCGCGTTCTTCGGCCCTGGCCTCCAAGGCCACCGGCTTTCCCATCGCCCGGGTCTCGAGCCTCCTGGCCGGCGGCCTGACCCTGGATGAAATCCCCTACTGGCGCGACGGCAGCCTGGAGAAGTACACCCCCTCGGGGGATTACGTGGTGGTCAAGTTCGCGCGCTGGGCATTTGAAAAATTCGCCGGCGTCCAAGACCTGCTGGGCACCCAGATGCGGGCCGTGGGCGAGGTCATGAGCATCGGCAAAACCTACAAGGAGGCGTTGCAGAAGGCGGTCCGCAGCCTGGAGATCAACCGCTACGGCCTGGGGTTCGCCAAAAACTTCAACGACTGGAGTCTCGAGGCGCTCTACAACGCCCTGGGCGCCCCCAGCAGCGAACGCCACTTCCAAATGTACGAGGCCCTGCGCAAGGGGGCGGACATCGAGAAGCTGCACGCCCTGACCCACATCAAGCGCTGGTTCATCGAGCAGATGCGGGAGTTGGTGGTGTTGGAGGAGGAGATCCTGGGCTTCAAGGGGGAAAGACTGCCGGACGAATTGCTTAAACGCGCCAAACGCGACGGCTTTGCCGACCGCTATCTGGCCCGCCTGCTGGGCTGCGGGGAGGCGGCGATCCGCGAACAGCGCCGGGCCCTGGGCCTGGTCCAGGTCTGGGAGCCGGTGCCGGTCAGCGGCGTGGAGAACGCCGCCTACTACTACTCCACCTACAACGGCACGGACCAGGTGGCGGTCAGCGGGCGCCGCAAGATCATGGTCCTGGGGGGCGGCCCCAACCGCATCGGCCAGGGGATCGAGTTCGACTATTGCTGCGTGCACGCGGCCCTGGCGATCCGCGAAGCCGGCTACGAGTCGATCATGGTCAACTGCAACCCCGAGACGGTCTCCACCGACTACGACACTTCGGACAAGCTCTACTTTGAACCGCTGACCGTGGAGGACGTGCTGAGCATCTACGAGAAGGAAAAACCGGAAGGGGTGATCGTGCAGTTCGGCGGCCAGACGCCGCTCAACATCGCCGCCGAACTGGCCGCAGCAGGGGTCACGGTGCTGGGCACCACCCCGGATACCATCGATCTGGCCGAGGACCGCGACCGCTTCCGCCAAATCATGCGCAAACTGGGCATTCCCCAGCCCGAATCGGGCATGGCCAGCACGCTGGCGGGCGCGCGCGCCATCGCGGCCGAAATCGGATACCCCCTGATGGTGCGCCCCTCCTACGTATTGGGCGGGCGCGGGATGGAGGTGGTCCAGGATGAGGAAATGCTGCAGCAGTACATCCAGGCCGCCGTGGAGCTCTCCCCCGAGCGGCCGATCCTGATCGACCGTTTCCTGGACAACGCCATCGAGGCCGAGGCCGACGCCATCGCCGACGGCGCGGGGGCCTTCGTCCCGGCCGTGATGGAGCATATCGAGCTGGCCGGCATCCATTCGGGCGATTCGGCCTGCGTCATCCCCCCCATCAGCATCGCGCCCAAGCACATCGACACCATCAGCGAGTACACCCGCAAAATCGCCGTGGCCCTGAACGTGGTCGGGCTGATGAACGTGCAGTACGCCATCTTCGAGAACACCGTCTACGTCCTGGAGGCCAACCCGCGGGCCTCGCGCACGGTGCCGATCGTCTCCAAGGTCTGCGGCATCTCCATGGCGCGCCTGGCCACCCGGGTGATGCTGGGCGCCAAAATCGCCGAACTCGACCTGGCCCCGCGGCCCATCGCCCACTACGGGGTCAAAGAAGCGGTCTTCCCCTTCAACATGTTCCCGGAGGTCGACCCGATCCTGGGCCCCGAGATGCGCTCCACCGGTGAGGTCCTGGGTTTGTCACACTCCTTCGGGCGGGCCTTTTTCAAGGCCCAGGAGGCCACCCAGGTCACCCTGCCGCTGGCCGGCGGCGTGCTCTTCACCATCGCCGACCGCGACAAAAAGGCCGCCCTGGAGCCGGTGCGCCGCTTCCGCGACCTGGGCTTCGGAATCATGGCGACCCCCGGCACCCACGCGTTTCTGAAGGATAGCGGCATCCAGGCCGAACGGGTCCAAAAACTCGGCTACGGCCGCCCGGACCTGGTGGACGCCATCAAAAACGGTGAGGTCCAGCTGCTGGTCAACACCCCCAGCGGCCGCCAGAGCGCCCAGCACAGCTCCGAGGTCCGCCGGGCCGCCATCAAGTACAAGATCCCCTACATCACCACCACCGCCGCCGCGATTGCGGCCGCCAAGGGGATCGCCGCCCGCCGCGAAGGCGCCCCCAAAGTGCGCGCGCTGCAGGCCTATCTGAAAGGGTGA
- the cydB gene encoding cytochrome d ubiquinol oxidase subunit II: MFSFESFLDLQLIWFGLIGTAIFLYVLLDGFDLGIGILFPFAPSDQCRDRMMNSIAPFWDGNETWLVLGGGGLFAAFPLAYAILMPALYIPVIIMLLGLIFRGVAFEFRFKAHDRSRRVWDYAFHFGSLVATLMQGMILGAFVQGVKVSGRSFAGGAFDWLNAYSVMTGVALVFGYALLGATWLVMKTDQGTQEWARRSAGYVLGYVGVFLGIVSLSMPMMNADVRALWFSVPNLYYLLPVPLVTAALFVLIWRDLHRGEEYRPFLMSLGVFLMGYIGLGISLWPWLVPFEVTFRQAAAAPTSQSLLLVGTVILLPLVLAYTGFCYYLFRGKASHESAY; this comes from the coding sequence ATGTTTAGTTTCGAGAGTTTTCTGGATCTGCAGCTGATCTGGTTCGGCCTGATTGGAACGGCTATTTTTCTTTACGTCCTGCTGGATGGGTTCGACCTGGGGATCGGGATCCTCTTTCCCTTCGCCCCCTCGGATCAATGCCGCGATCGCATGATGAACTCCATCGCGCCCTTCTGGGACGGCAACGAGACCTGGCTGGTGCTGGGCGGCGGGGGGTTGTTTGCGGCCTTTCCCCTGGCCTACGCGATCCTGATGCCGGCCCTCTACATCCCGGTGATCATCATGCTGCTGGGGCTGATTTTCCGCGGGGTCGCGTTTGAATTCCGCTTCAAGGCCCACGACCGGTCGCGGCGCGTCTGGGACTACGCCTTCCACTTCGGCTCGCTGGTGGCCACCCTGATGCAGGGCATGATCCTGGGGGCCTTCGTGCAGGGCGTCAAGGTCAGCGGGCGCAGCTTTGCCGGCGGGGCCTTCGACTGGCTGAATGCATACAGCGTCATGACGGGGGTCGCGCTGGTGTTCGGTTACGCGCTGCTGGGGGCCACCTGGCTGGTGATGAAAACCGATCAGGGCACCCAGGAGTGGGCGCGCCGCAGCGCGGGCTACGTGCTTGGCTACGTGGGGGTGTTTCTGGGGATCGTCAGCCTCAGCATGCCGATGATGAATGCCGACGTGCGGGCGCTGTGGTTCAGCGTGCCCAACCTCTATTATCTGCTGCCCGTGCCCCTGGTGACCGCAGCGCTTTTTGTCCTGATTTGGCGCGATCTGCACCGGGGTGAGGAGTACCGGCCCTTTTTGATGAGCCTCGGGGTCTTTCTGATGGGCTATATCGGCCTGGGGATCAGCCTCTGGCCCTGGCTGGTGCCCTTTGAAGTCACCTTCCGGCAGGCGGCTGCAGCACCGACCTCCCAATCGTTGCTGCTCGTGGGCACCGTCATCCTGCTGCCGCTGGTGCTGGCCTACACCGGCTTTTGCTACTATCTTTTCAGGGGCAAGGCCTCCCACGAAAGTGCCTATTGA
- a CDS encoding cytochrome ubiquinol oxidase subunit I — protein sequence MFENLDPVILARVQFAFTVSFHILFPAFTIGLASWLAVLEWRWLKTGNPVYAETYRMWVKIFAVTFGMGVVSGVVMSFQFGTNWSVFSDRVGNVLGPLLGYEVLTAFFLEASFLGVMLFGWNRVSPKMHFAATLIVAAGTLISAFWILSANSWMQTPQGFSSGEDGLLYPTNWLAVIFNPSFPYRFAHMVTAAYLTTAFVAAGVGGYYLARDRHVPHARIMLGMAMIMAIVVAPLQLLVGDLHGLNTLAHQPAKVAAMEGLWETRSGAPLVLFGWPDAEAEATRYAIEIPKLSSLILTHELDGEVKGLTAWPREERPPVASVFWSFRIMVGIGTLMILTGLMGLVLFLKKRLFDTRWFQYWCMALAPAGFIAVLAGWFVTEIGRQPYIVFEVMRTVEAISPLNGEPIVISLAAFVLTYGFIFGAGTYYIVKLIRKGPDTEEDLYGSHGVKEPPLVTGMVAEKGGGNV from the coding sequence ATGTTTGAAAATTTAGATCCGGTCATCCTGGCGCGTGTTCAGTTTGCATTCACGGTATCGTTTCACATTCTCTTCCCGGCCTTCACCATCGGTCTGGCCAGCTGGCTGGCGGTCCTGGAATGGCGCTGGCTGAAGACCGGCAACCCGGTCTATGCCGAAACCTACCGCATGTGGGTCAAGATCTTTGCGGTCACCTTCGGCATGGGGGTGGTATCCGGCGTGGTCATGTCCTTTCAGTTCGGCACCAACTGGTCGGTGTTCTCGGATCGGGTCGGCAATGTGCTCGGGCCGCTTTTGGGCTACGAGGTGCTGACGGCCTTTTTCCTGGAGGCCTCGTTCCTGGGGGTGATGCTCTTCGGCTGGAACCGGGTCAGCCCCAAGATGCATTTCGCCGCCACCCTGATCGTGGCCGCCGGCACCCTGATCTCCGCTTTCTGGATTCTCTCGGCCAACAGCTGGATGCAGACCCCCCAAGGGTTTTCCAGCGGTGAAGACGGGCTGCTGTACCCCACCAACTGGCTGGCGGTGATCTTCAACCCGTCGTTTCCCTACCGCTTCGCCCACATGGTGACCGCCGCCTATCTGACCACCGCCTTCGTGGCCGCCGGGGTGGGCGGGTATTATCTCGCCCGCGACCGCCACGTGCCCCACGCCCGCATCATGCTGGGGATGGCGATGATCATGGCGATTGTCGTCGCCCCCCTGCAGCTGCTGGTCGGCGACCTTCACGGGCTCAACACCCTCGCGCATCAGCCGGCCAAGGTGGCCGCCATGGAGGGCCTCTGGGAAACCCGCAGCGGGGCGCCGCTGGTGCTTTTCGGCTGGCCGGACGCGGAGGCCGAGGCCACCCGCTACGCCATCGAAATCCCCAAACTCTCCAGCCTGATCCTCACCCACGAACTGGACGGCGAGGTCAAGGGCTTGACGGCCTGGCCCCGCGAAGAGCGCCCGCCGGTGGCTTCGGTCTTCTGGTCTTTCCGCATCATGGTGGGCATCGGGACCCTCATGATTCTGACCGGTCTGATGGGTCTGGTGCTTTTCCTCAAAAAACGCCTCTTCGACACACGCTGGTTTCAGTACTGGTGCATGGCGCTTGCCCCCGCCGGCTTCATCGCCGTCCTGGCGGGGTGGTTCGTCACCGAGATCGGCCGCCAGCCCTATATTGTCTTTGAGGTCATGCGCACCGTGGAGGCCATTTCACCCCTCAACGGGGAACCCATCGTCATATCGCTGGCCGCCTTTGTCCTCACCTATGGCTTCATTTTTGGCGCCGGCACCTACTACATCGTCAAGCTGATCCGCAAGGGGCCGGATACCGAAGAGGACCTCTACGGTTCCCACGGCGTCAAGGAGCCGCCCCTGGTCACTGGCATGGTTGCTGAAAAAGGAGGCGGGAATGTTTAG
- a CDS encoding PilZ domain-containing protein: MKKIFVKSDNIATLVCDGCGKRRRKDVSRFTRLKQEIRLKWTCPCGAVNRAVLERRNFVRFKVNLSGKFSYHSQDGQHSVAPLVVVDISQGGLLFKRRTGLGSYPFREGDRLSVQIDLDDQNRSSVQREVGVRTIREDGSVGAEFVSKEHYDRLGPYLLYHSA, encoded by the coding sequence ATGAAAAAGATTTTCGTCAAAAGCGACAACATCGCCACCCTGGTCTGCGACGGCTGCGGCAAGCGTCGCCGCAAGGACGTCAGCCGCTTTACTCGTCTCAAGCAGGAGATCCGCCTGAAATGGACCTGCCCCTGCGGCGCCGTCAACCGGGCAGTGCTTGAGCGGCGCAATTTCGTTCGCTTCAAGGTGAACCTTTCGGGAAAGTTTTCTTATCATTCCCAGGATGGCCAGCACTCGGTGGCGCCCCTTGTGGTGGTGGATATTTCCCAGGGCGGTTTGCTCTTCAAGCGGCGCACGGGCCTGGGCAGCTACCCGTTTCGGGAAGGGGATCGCCTAAGCGTGCAAATCGATCTGGACGATCAAAACCGGTCATCCGTCCAGCGGGAGGTGGGGGTGCGCACCATCCGCGAAGACGGTTCGGTGGGCGCGGAATTCGTCTCAAAGGAGCATTACGACCGCTTGGGTCCCTACCTGCTTTACCACAGCGCCTGA
- a CDS encoding GGDEF domain-containing protein: MEKDDDNKQLRDILEVDQDAMPLEVVEAIARDEGIRKKFEKKFGDSLYPTLLKSLTHEPFSETEALALWDAIVHHMQQLEHALGREVGVAVASLDYLANVKDRLFHPKIIEEEKISFIAATTLRDELTGLFTRDVFETLLKKEIERARRHGTSLCLLMIDIDDFKRVNDTHGHLKGDEVLNRLGATIRKSVRTMDVAARYGGEELVVIMPGTDIGYAFQAGERLRQAVENLKFNGFGVTISVGVSQFGRSTDTPQKMVAAADRALYSAKKAGKNRTETASEEASLEE; the protein is encoded by the coding sequence TTGGAAAAGGACGATGACAACAAGCAGCTCCGAGACATCCTTGAAGTCGATCAGGATGCCATGCCGCTGGAAGTCGTCGAGGCCATTGCCCGGGATGAGGGGATTCGAAAAAAATTTGAAAAAAAGTTTGGCGACAGTCTCTACCCGACCCTTCTCAAATCGCTGACCCACGAACCCTTCAGTGAGACCGAAGCCCTTGCCCTGTGGGATGCGATCGTGCACCACATGCAGCAACTGGAGCATGCCCTCGGCCGGGAGGTCGGCGTGGCGGTGGCCTCGCTGGACTACCTGGCCAACGTCAAGGACCGGTTGTTCCACCCCAAAATAATCGAAGAGGAGAAAATCAGCTTCATCGCCGCCACCACGCTGCGGGATGAACTGACCGGCTTGTTTACGCGGGATGTCTTCGAGACGCTCTTGAAAAAAGAGATCGAGCGCGCCCGCCGCCACGGGACGTCTCTTTGCCTGTTGATGATCGACATCGACGATTTTAAACGGGTCAACGACACCCACGGCCATTTGAAAGGCGACGAGGTCTTGAATCGACTGGGGGCCACCATCCGTAAATCGGTTCGGACGATGGATGTGGCCGCGCGCTACGGCGGCGAGGAGTTGGTCGTCATCATGCCCGGCACGGACATCGGATATGCCTTTCAGGCCGGCGAGCGCCTGCGCCAGGCGGTGGAAAATCTGAAGTTCAACGGTTTCGGCGTGACGATCAGTGTGGGGGTAAGCCAGTTTGGCCGGTCAACGGATACGCCCCAAAAGATGGTGGCGGCCGCTGACCGTGCGCTCTACAGCGCCAAGAAAGCGGGTAAAAACAGAACCGAAACCGCAAGCGAAGAAGCGTCTTTGGAAGAATAA